In a genomic window of Fibrobacter sp. UWH4:
- a CDS encoding murein L,D-transpeptidase family protein: protein MLPSPIDNILVEKAKRQMHLRNGENVVKTYRISLGKNPVGAKVKSGDNKTPEGDYTIVLHNPKSKFHLSLRISYPNAEQINAAKEGNYEPGGDIMIHGYPNKVPAFLFKYWHRGKDWTAGCIAVTNDEIEEIYDAVKDGTPITIKP from the coding sequence ATGCTCCCCTCACCCATCGACAACATTCTCGTAGAAAAGGCGAAACGCCAAATGCACTTGCGCAACGGCGAGAATGTCGTCAAGACGTACAGAATTTCGTTGGGCAAGAATCCCGTGGGTGCAAAGGTCAAGTCCGGTGACAACAAGACGCCAGAGGGCGACTACACCATCGTGCTTCACAACCCCAAAAGCAAGTTTCATTTATCGCTCCGAATTTCGTACCCGAATGCGGAGCAAATCAATGCCGCGAAAGAAGGCAATTACGAGCCCGGCGGAGACATCATGATCCACGGCTATCCGAACAAGGTTCCTGCGTTTCTTTTCAAATATTGGCACAGGGGGAAAGACTGGACTGCCGGCTGCATCGCCGTCACGAACGACGAAATCGAAGAAATCTACGATGCCGTCAAGGACGGCACCCCGATAACCATCAAGCCTTAA